One window of the Megalops cyprinoides isolate fMegCyp1 chromosome 2, fMegCyp1.pri, whole genome shotgun sequence genome contains the following:
- the si:ch211-284e20.8 gene encoding fetuin-B, with the protein MKLCGLLLSVCVCLKGGCLSPVPSTHCEDPAVLTAAEVALDKINADRQEGFVFMFNRVYDVSQQPGEAGGTMFNLTIDVLETKCHVISKKKWNQCEVKGVGSVPVYGHCETSIYVNMSEGTVALYNYNCTVQQVPANIIFRTCPDCPTKTDLNGSTVMKAVELSLKKYNRNSGLPKYFALLNVTEASMQWVVGPSYFVEYTIQETVCSRDKPEMDLSQCKLMDCEFAHKGYCSGSHMIAFHEDPINPHVTVKCEIFEPKAAEMERESHVGAGEHSSQSEQQPGDESHKHDHLHLHPHEHHHAHSKSQVLPWPMSPLGTVHVLPPSPPIKARTPPAATDCPGKRRHNLGLLEVDL; encoded by the exons ATGAAGCTGTGTGGgttgctgttgtctgtgtgcgtatgcTTGAAGGGTGGCTGCCTCTCTCCAGTACCATCCACACACTGTGAGGACCCTGCTGTCCTGACAGCGGCTGAAGTGGCCCTCGACAAGATCAACGCGGACAGGCAGGAAGGCTTTGTCTTCATGTTTAACCGTGTTTATGATGTGAGCCAACAGCCTGGG GAGGCAGGTGGGACAATGTTCAACCTGACAATAGATGTGCTGGAAACAAAGTGTCATGTGATCAGCAAGAAGAAGTGGAATCAATGTGAAGTTAAAGGTGTTGGAAGTGTACCA GTCTATGGACACTGTGAAACAtccatttatgtaaatatgtctGAAGGAACTGTTGCTCTCTATAATTACAACTGTACTGTCCAGCAGG TGCCAGCTAATATTATATTCAGGACATGTCCAGACTGTCCTACCAAAACAGATTTGAATGGCAGCACTGTAATGAAGGCTGTTGAGCTCTCTCTGaagaaatacaacagaaacagTGGCCTGCCGAAATATTTTGCCCTTCTCAATGTAACAGAGGCTTCAATGCAG tGGGTTGTTGGTCCATCCTACTTTGTTGAATACACAATTCAGGAGACAGTCTGCTCTAGAGATAAACCGGAAATGGATTTATCCCAGTGCAAACTGATGGACTGTGAATTTGCT CATAAAGGATACTGCTCTGGGTCACACATGATTGCGTTCCATGAAGATCCAATTAATCCGCATGTCACTGTCAAGTGTGAAATCTTTGAACCAAAG gctgcagagatggagagggagagccatgTTGGAGCAGGAGAGCACAGCTCCCAGTCAGAGCAACAGCCTGGAGATGAGTCCCACAAGCATGACCACTTACATTTACACCCTCATGAACACCACCACGCCCACAGTAAGAGCCAAGTTCTCCCTTGGCCCATGTCCCCCCTGGGCACTGTGCACGttcttcccccttcccctccaaTTAAAGCCAGAACTCCGCCAGCAGCAACCGACTGTCCGGGAAAAAGGAGGCATAACCTTGGTTTGCTGGAAGTTGACCTCTGA
- the fetub gene encoding fetuin B yields the protein MKQYVLLLLACAYAHGAPVDPMKPGSCQDPSTQSAAELALTKINQDREQGYVFSLNRLRNVNQMQHGPTGVVFYLTLDVLETKCHVLSKRDWKSCEVRQTHDTPVYGQCKATIYINKVQRVVRLYSYSCSVRPAPNSKISQICPDCPSQIPQDDESVMKTVKMSLEKYNRESKNSNHFALLNVTRASAQGGIAVFYFVEFTIQETVCSNSTDVTEAAKCALMDCEFAHKGHCTGSHSQSHGKEYITVNCDIFEPEEAEKEKQRHLLGGEHGHSHNDTHHHGHAHDHAHDHDHAHDHAHDHTHAHNHTHDHAHDHAHDHDHDHTHDHTHDHAHDHAHDHDHDHTHDHTHDHAHDHAHDHTHAHNHTHDHAHDHAHDHDHTHDHTHDHAHDHVHDHTHDHDHTHDHGHHHAHNHAHDHTHNHTHDHSHDHVHEHGDHHHHHHHHHPEHSHGHNQTHQHEHEHDHEHKHQHLHVHEHHHHHHDHHRPIKGPKGTVHYLPDIDQPVIMPSFLNEPSQAVTLPVFPDKEVPEEREPIILPFPSTISPQCPAEPKNEMSLIKELFADDPLFKN from the exons ATGAAGCAGTACGTGCTGTTGTTGCTGGCGTGTGCGTATGCCCATGGGGCACCTGTGGACCCCATGAAGCCGGGCTCCTGCCAGGACCCCTCCACACAGAGCGCAGCAGAGCTGGCTCTCACCAAGATCAACCAAGACCGAGAGCAGGGCTACGTCTTCAGCCTGAACCGCCTAAGAAACGTCAACCAGATGCAGCAT GGGCCCACTGGGGTTGTCTTTTACCTGACACTGGATGTTCTGGAGACCAAGTGCCATGTTCTCAGCAAGAGGGACTGGAAGAGCTGTGAAGTCAGACAAACACACGACACACCG GTCTATGGTCAGTGCAAGGCCACAATCTACATTAACAAAGTTCAGAGAGTAGTCCGTCTGTACAGCTACAGCTGCAGTGTGAGACCAG CGCCTAATTCCAAAATCAGCCAAATCTGTCCTGACTGCCCCTCTCAGATCCCCCAGGATGATGAGAGTGTTATGAAGACAGTGAAGATGTCTCTAGAGAAATACAACAGAGAAAGCAAGAACTCAAATCACTTTGCCCTTTTAAATGtcacaagagcatctgctcag GGGGGTATTGCTGTATTCTATTTTGTGGAATTCACCATTCAGGAAACAGTCTGCTCCAATAGCACAGATGTCACTGAAGCAGCCAAATGTGCACTGATGGATTGCGAGTTTGCA CACAAAGGCCACTGTACTGGATCCCACTCTCAGTCACATGGAAAGGAATATATCACAGTAAACTGCGACATCTTTGAACCTGAG GAGgcagaaaaagagaagcagaggcaTCTGCTTGGAGGGGAGCATGGTCACAGTCATAACGACACCCATCACCATGGCCACGCCCATGACCATGCCCATGACCATGACCACGCCCATGACCATGCCCATGACCACACCCATGCCCACAACCACACCCATGACCATGCACATGACCATGCCCACGACCATGACCATGACCACACCCATGACCATACCCATGACCATGCCCATGACCATGCCCACGACCATGACCATGACCACACCCATGACCATACCCATGACCATGCACATGACCATGCCCATGACCACACCCATGCCCACAACCACACCCATGACCATGCACATGACCATGCCCACGACCATGACCACACCCATGACCATACCCATGACCATGCACATGACCATGTCCATGACCACACCCATGACCATGACCACACCCATGACCATGGCCATCACCATGCACACAACCATGCCCATGACCACACCCACAATCATACTCATGACCACAGCCATGACCATGTCCATGAGCATGgagatcatcatcatcatcatcatcatcaccatcctgAACATAGTCATGGGCATAACCAGACACATCAGCATGAACACGAGCATGACCATGAACACAAGCACCAACACCTCCACGTTCAtgaacaccaccaccaccaccatgacCACCACAGACCCATCAAGGGCCCAAAAGGGACTGTGCATTACCTCCCTGACATAGACCAGCCAGTGATCATGCCATCATTCCTGAACGAGCCCAGCCAGGCCGTCActctgcctgtctttcctgACAAAGAAGTGCCTGAGGAGAGGGAGCCAATCATTCTTCCCTTCCCCAGCACCATTTCCCCACAGTGCCCTGCAGAGCCTAAGAATGAGATGAGCCTCATCAAGGAGCTGTTTGCTGATGACCCCCTCTTCAAAAATTGA
- the ahsg1 gene encoding alpha-2-HS-glycoprotein 1, giving the protein MDIALYSMAPFALRAERAMRELVALTVLVGALCTSSSPLPEDHSIVCNDQGAQAAVAVFQHRFNAHRPYGYKYTVSEIESSKVVQKENSTCEFQLELGLEETKCHIVNPKPVDQCEVRQMDETKVKADCNVTLTVADGKARLKRYFCVSSTASAEELANVCPDCPSLLPLHDPQGLDSIKMALKKFNEQSNHTAYFKLLAVGRMSTQYTFLGQSYFAEFAIVETSCSRQVEAEKQDACEPLCADEAHHGFCTSTLLGNDEVTVECEIYDVQNSTDTGCFHHHCRWGPEGKFCGRNVSPGHHIRPGFLPFPPFHPPHHPPPPPHHFPCPLIPPHHRPPPFFPPPPHGSHIPPFPHCPGHLKIPPSIHPICPPPPFHFPPFGPLLLGPGPVLRPRPHKGPWDRLTT; this is encoded by the exons ATGGACATTGCACTGTATTCCATGGCTCCTTTTGCTTTACGGGCAGAGAGAGCCATGAGGGAACTGGTAGCATTGACTGTGTTGGTTGGGGCACTGTGTACGTCCAGCTCGCCCCTTCCGGAGGACCACTCCATAGTTTGCAATGACCAGGGGGCCCAGGCTGCAGTCGCCGTGTTCCAGCACCGTTTCAACGCCCATCGTCCTTATGGCTACAAGTACACGGTCAGCGAGATAGAGTCCAGCAAAGTGGTCCAGAAG GAAAACTCCACCTGTGAATTCCAGCTGGAGCTGGGTTTAGAGGAAACCAAATGCCACATCGTGAACCCTAAACCCGTTGACCAGTGTGAGGTTCGACAAATGGATGAAACA AAAGTTAAGGCGGACTGCAATGTGACCTTGACAGTGGCAGATGGGAAGGCTAGACTCAAGAGGTACTTCTGTGTATCTTCAACAG CTTCAGCAGAGGAATTGGCCAATGTGTGCCCAGACTGTCCCTCACTGCTCCCCTTGCATGACCCCCAGGGCCTGGACAGCATCAAAATGGCCCTGAAGAAGTTTAATGAACAATCAAATCATACAGCCTACTTCAAACTGCTGGCTGTTGGCAGAATGTCAACACAG TACACATTCCTGGGGCAGTCGTACTTCGCTGAGTTTGCCATTGTGGAGACGAGTTGCTCACGCCAGGTGGAGGCTGAGAAGCAAGATGCCTGTGAGCCCCTTTGTGCAGATGAGGCT CACCATGGCTTCTGTACTTCCACACTGTTGGGGAATGATGAGGTGACTGTGGAATGTGAGATCTATGATGTACAG AACTCGACGGACACAGGGTGTTTCCACCACCACTGCCGCTGGGGTCCGGAAGGAAAGTTCTGCGGACGCAACGTCAGCCCTGGCCACCACATACGGCCCGGTTTCCTGCCCTTTCCCCCATTCCACCCTCCCCATCAcccgcccccacctccccatcACTTCCCTTGCCCACTCATACCACCCCACCACAGACCTCCTCCCTTTTTTCCACCTCCTCCCCATGGTTCCCATATCCCTCCCTTCCCTCACTGCCCTGGTCATCTGAAAATTCCTCCCTCAATACATCCCAtctgccctccccctcccttccactTCCCACCATTTGGCCCTCTTCTGCTTGGTCCGGGTCCTGTTTTACGGCCACGCCCTCATAAAGGTCCCTGGGATCGACTGACTACTTAA
- the LOC118773437 gene encoding alpha-2-HS-glycoprotein-like: protein MRPVAAAVVLGLLAGAWAQVPPSNFPPVSRPFCDSSEVEEAAFVGQDYINAQHTYGYKYILNRIEDVKVTKLPDGEELYSMELDLLETKCHVLDPTPLANCTVRPRHEVAIEADCDVLVKKIAGDVSPLAFKCKSKPDSREELCVGCIELLPLNDTDALQVVHTSLALYNNKSTDNSTFELLEVGRMTSQIVAGGAKIRVEYVVLETTCNASGSCISLNFTMARRGFCTGSGTPAELYVDCDIVEAGAAPMDTSRKATTSHPSSSGPGHKHHRLIRLHDPSASGLLSESQESAEVPIVKRQLPPDVEGTVIPEIPLAPGIQLCPGKIRHFST from the exons ATGAGACCTGTGGCTGCTGCAGTGGTTTTGGGGCTGCTGGCTGGTGCATGGGCGCAAGTGCCCCCATCCAACTTTCCGCCTGTCAGCAGGCCCTTCTGTGACTCCTCAGAGGTTGAAGAGGCAGCCTTCGTGGGTCAGGACTACATCAATGCCCAGCATACATATGGGTATAAGTACATCCTCAACAGGATAGAGGACGTCAAAGTCACAAAACTT CCTGATGGTGAGGAGTTGTACAGCATGGAGCTAGATCTGCTGGAGACCAAGTGCCACGTCCTAGATCCAACACCACTAGCAAACTGCACCGTCAGACCCAGACATGAAGTG gCAATTGAAGCAGATTGTGATGTGCTCGTAAAAAAGATAGCTGGAGATGTATCCCCACTGGCCTTCAAGTGTAAATCAAAACCAG ACTCTCGTGAGGAACTGTGCGTAGGGTGTATCGAGCTGCTCCCTCTGAATGACACTGATGCCCTCCAGGTGGTCCACACTTCCCTGGCCTTGTACAACAACAAATCCACTGATAACTCTACATTTGAACTGCTGGAAGTTGGAAGAATGACATCACAG ATTGTTGCCGGAGGAGCCAAAATCAGGGTTGAATATGTCGTCCTGGAAACAACTTGCAATGCCAGTGGATCCTGCATATCCTTGAATTTTACCATGGCT CGTCGAGGCTTTTGCACTGGATCAGGCACTCCTGCGGAGCTTTATGTGGATTGTGACATCGTTGAAGCTGGg GCAGCTCCTATGGACACATCAAGGAAAGCGACAACAAGTCATCCAAGCAGCAGCGGTCCCGGCCACAAGCACCACAGGCTGATCCGCCTCCATGACCCCTCAGCCAGTGGCCTCCTTTCTGAGTCACAAGAGTCTGCAGAGGTCCCAATAGTGAAGAGGCAATTGCCTCCAGATGTAGAGGGAACAGTCATCCCAGAGATACCTTTGGCCCCTGGTATTCAGCTTTGCCCGGGGAAGATCAGGCATTTTTCAACCTGA
- the si:ch211-262h13.5 gene encoding alpha-2-HS-glycoprotein, which yields MGKMKKLTWILILAQLAASLAQVIELLPLPCNDKNVEKISRLALTYINEDRAVGYKFSLNRISNVHLHAQGPAGKVYYLELDVLETKCHVRSPKSWKRCDIRPVMETQISGNCNVTTLHTSQGFSYLYSYDCTLVPDEPEKLLKICPDCPLLLPVDSAEAQQTAQLTLRKYNSQSTLPATFSVQSITRASAKRAPVQGSFVEYTIQETECPEGRLATRLCKPEDLGRAPAGFCVGAVYGNGKSNPEVEVSCEIFHPQDFEMSVPGTAVNGAGQQQVPEVLPAQHEKNAGSEAKITIPQENSEPRTSDPVQQPAVPKDLTPDPFGPVKKATVEVSEPSVHVQHTPPSESSESDSDSESSEELGSTFVRPPLDFRYKSPRLKRQAGTDGSPQHNPVFLSVFPALPSPFRSCPGAPRFSTV from the exons ATGGGTAAGATGAAAAAACTTACCTGGATTTTAATCTTAGCACAACTTGCAGCTTCCTTGGCCCAAGTAATCGAACTGTTACCGCTGCCTTGCAATGACAAAAACGTTGAGAAGATTTCTCGCTTGGCGCTCACTTACATTAACGAGGATAGAGCCGTGGGATACAAATTCAGCCTCAACAGAATTTCGAACGTTCATCTTCACGCACAG GGCCCTGCTGGAAAGGTCTACTACCTGGAACTGGATGTGCtggaaacaaaatgtcatgttaGGAGCCCCAAATCCTGGAAGCGTTGTGACATCAGACCTGTCATGGAAACA CAAATCTCTGGGAACTGCAATGTTACCACCCTTCATACCTCACAGGGATTCTCCTACCTGTACAGTTATGACTGCACCCTTGTTCCAG ATGAGCCAGAGAAACTGCTGAAGATCTGCCCGGACTGTCCCCTGCTCCTGCCTGTTGACAGTGCTGAGGCCCAGCAGACAGCTCAGCTCACTCTGCGGAAGTACAACTCCCAGAGCACCCTGCCCGCAACATTTTCTGTGCAGAGCATCACCAGAGCCTCTGCTAAG AGGGCGCCGGTGCAGGGCAGCTTCGTGGAGTACACGATCCAGGAGACAGAGTGCCCAGAGGGGCGCTTAGCTACCAGACTCTGCAAGCCAGAGGACCTGGGGAGAGCT CCAGCAGGGTTCTGCGTAGGTGCAGTTTATGGCAATGGAAAGAGCAATCCAGAAGTTGAGGTGTCCTGTGAAATATTCCACCCACAG GATTTTGAGATGTCAGTGCCTGGGACTGCAGTGAATGGTGCTGGACAGCAGCAGGTCCCCGAAGTGTTACCTGctcagcatgaaaaaaatgcaggcagTGAGGCAAAAATCACAATTCCCCAAGAAAACTCTGAGCCCAGAACCTCTGACCCTGTGCAGCAGCCTGCTGTTCCCAAAGACCTCACCCCTGATCCCTTTGGCCCTGTAAAGAAGGCTACAGTTGAAGTCTCTGAACCCTCTGTCCATGTTCAACACACACCACCCAGTGAGTCCTCGGAGTCTGATTCAGACTCAGAGTCCTCTGAGGAGCTAGGGAGCACCTTTGTTAGGCCTCCCCTGGACTTTAGATACAAGTCCCCCCGCCTGAAAAGGCAGGCAGGTACAGATGGAAGCCCTCAGCACAACCCAGTCTTTTTATCAGTCTTCCCTGCCTTGCCCTCCCCATTCCGCTCTTGCCCTGGTGCCCCTCGTTTTTCCACTGTGTAG